The window TATCCGCGACCGCCTGAATCGCCTCAGCCGGAGTCGCGCCCTCCACGTCGAAGCCACCCTTTCGATTCCGAAGGCCAAGCGCCCACTCAGCCGCGCCGAGACTCCACCGGAAAATCTCCTCGGCCGCGTTGACCTGTGCCTCCTTAATCTCCTTCGTCGCTGTCGGAGTCGCAAGTAGCTCCCACCACTCCGGCAGTGCAAATTCAGACTGGCGGGGGAGAACCCGCCGAGCAATCTTCTTCGCCCACGAGTCGTAGGCGACGGTCATTGTGTCGTCGACCTCCGAATCCGTGTACTTGACGCCCTGAATGACGCCCTCCGTATCCACCGTCCGAATCGTTGGCAGGATGTATAGTTCGACGACTTCCCGAAGCGTGATCTCTTCAATCAGTAGATCGATCGTCCCTCGCTCAAGGACAACCCGAGGATCACGAAGCCCGATCGTCGCCCGCTTCGAGGTATTGGGCCCAAGTGAGACAGACTCCGCGTCGGCTGCCATTCTGAACAGCCGCTTTCCGTCCATCCACACCTCAACTGGTTCGACCGCACTCAGCAAGGAATCAACAAACTCGCCTGCCTCTCGGTGTACACGAACCTGCGCGAACTTGTACTGTCCTGAGGTTTCGCGGTACTGAATGTCATAGACGCGAATACGAACCCCCGTATTGGTGAAGCGTAGTTCCGCGTCAGAGAATGTACAGGCCATTTTTACAAGTCAGTTGAGTTGAAGTAGCGCCAATCGATCGTTTCCGCAGTCGGAGCCGCAGAGCCACGAGAGAGAATCCCGTTGCCCGTGTAGCCGCCCTCGTCGCGGCCAGTCGAAATCAGATTGAGCTTGAATCTATACATATCAAGCCCGGCTCCGCGATATTCGCCGTCGAGAACCTCAACCTCGCCGACCCACTCGTCAGCGAGCATATCAAATTCAGTTCCATCATCGAGGAGATCGTCGAACGCCTGAAGCTCCGAGCGCAGGATCTTCCCCGTCACGAGGATCTCGCGGTTCTTCGACCCCGTATCATCGACCGTCTCACCTTCGCAGAGATTCTCATTCCGCGCCTTCGTCCGCTCCTTCGAGACAACAATCTCAGTCGGATAGATCGACGGGGCGAAGATGTGAGATTCACCGCGTAGGCTGAACCGACCCATCTTGATCTGCGGGACCGGCATTAGAAGCTCGTCCCCGACATACCGGACTCAAACGACTGCTCCTCGCCGTACTTATCGTCCCACATCATCTCCCATTCGCGGATGTGCTTTTGCGACACGTCGCCCTGAACGACAACCGTATTGTTCACCGTGGTTCCACTCCCGGACAGCCCGGTCGGACCTACCGCGTCGTTGTACTGCGGAGAAGTCGGAGCGGTCGTCGCAAAGAACGCCGCCGCACCAGTCGCCGCACCGAACGCCAGCGCAAGTCCACTGATGTTACCGACCAAACCACTCAGGAACGCAGCGGCCGTAGACAACCCGATTAAGACACCCTGAAGCGAGAGTGCCGCAATCGCCGCCGCCGTGAACGCCGCGCCCCACCGAGAATTGAGCAGATCGATGATGTACGCAATGACCTGAATCACCGGGTTGAACGCTGTCACCAATCGGGCGATCAACGCCGACGCGTTGTAGATAATCCCGAGGATCATCACGAACGCACTACCGAGTCGCATCAGCAGGTCTTGGTTTTCGTACGCTTCCGTCGTAATGAAGCGGAAGAAGTCGATAATCGCGTTACCGACAGGCCCACCGAACGTACTCGCCAGACGCTCAATCATCGGTTCGTACTCGGCCATCGCGACCAGTGCCGCAGCCGCCCACTCGATCAGGCCACGGAACGCAGACGCCGCAGAATCCTCAAAGACGATGAGATTACGTGACGCATCCGCGAGCGGTTGGAAGAACGTCGCCCCACTTGCGAGCGCGGATTCACTGATTGGAGCGAAAAGGGTCGCGGCAGGGCGGAAGGTCGCATACAACTCGTCCCGAAACTCACCTAAGAGCTGTCGGGATCGAGCAAGCGAGCCTTCGAGCGTATCAGCCTGTCCAAGCAGACCAAGCCCGAACATCCCCGCGCCAGCGACACCGACTGCAGCGAAGGCAGCAGCAACACCGAATGCCTGTACCGCCAGCGCAATCAGCATCGGAACGAGCGCCGCGATAATCGTGACGAGTTGGTGGTACGATGGAATCAGAGACTTCGCAAAGATCCTGTCCATCTCACCGTCAACGCGAGCCATTCGGAAGATCGACTGAACGAACGACCGAGACTGCCCACGCATTTGCCCAACGTACCACCGAGTCGCCGCCACGCGCTCTCGGAAGCTAAGCGGGGCCGTATCGCCCATCAGCGCAGGTATCTCAGGCGCAGGCGGGAGCGCAGGAACACTCCGACCCGGTAATGCAGGAGGACCGCTCCCGCCACCGCCCCCACCCAAATCACCGAAGTCGGGGACGTTTCCGCCCATATACATTGCATAGATCGGAGCGACCCGTCCACGAGCCAAGTGATTCAGACGGTGATTGGTCCGCGCAATAGACCCGCCATCGTTAATGTCGAGATTAAAGTCGAGATTGCTGTGCTTCGCCTTCAACTCCTGAAATTTCCGATCAATCTTATCAAGCTCATCGTCAGCCCGATTGATGATCTCGACAACAATCTCAACCGCGTCAAAATCAGCCATTTCGCTCTTTGTGTTCCTCTATCAGTTGCTCCGGGGACTTCCCGGTCTTCTCGCTCGCGTTCGTGAAATGCCGGTGTTCAGTTACGGTCCCACCACCCCTCGCAAGCGCACCCGCGTTCGGTCGACCACCAACATCGGGGGCCGCCTCTCGCTCCTTTTCGACCTGCTCGCGTTCCTTCTCACTCCGAACCCGCGCTGCCTCATACAGCGACATACGCTGAAACGCGGTCAAATCGCCCTGATCGGACACACCGGGGAGGGGAATCCCTAACTCGATCAGAAACAGGTGTTCAAGAGCGGTTCCGTCCTCCGCGAAACTGCTTCGCATCACGGAGGTTGCCCGTCACGTCCATAATCTCGAATCCCCACTCAAGGACGTACCCACCGAACGTCGGGGGTCGCTCCTCGTCGAGACACGCAGGAGCGCCGAACATCTCGTCTAACATTTCCTCGTCACCGTCCATCCCCTCCGGGTCGATCCCGAGCCGACAGAGTCGCTTCAAGAGTCCAATAAACTCCCCATCGAATTGCGAGAGATCCACCTTTGCGGCATCTCCATCAACCTCGTCAAGTGCCGTCTCGATCTCCTCCATAGCCTCATCTTCTGAGAGGCCGAGCTTCGCATCGAGCACCCCGAGAACAGGAAAGTAGTTCTCGTCCGGAACCGGCTTGAACACCAGCGTCATTTCGGTGCCGAACACCTCAGTCTCGTGCTCAGATCGGAAGTCGCCGCCGCGCAGCATCATCTCTTTTAGGGTCGCAAGGTCTTTCATAGAATTTGTATCAGTGTAATAATAAGTCGCTGTGGGGGAATCGAAAAACGTCAGTCGGAATAATCAGAAAGCGGGACGCGCTCAGAGGGGTTCGGGATCGCCGTCCATCCGCATAATGATGAACTCATAGCGGGTTTCGGCCGACTCACCCTCGGAGAATTGGAAGCCGCGCGTGATCACGAACAGATCGTACCCCGAAGTGGTCGACCCATCCATATGCGTGATTGTCAGCACACCCGGCTTGGGAGTGCCGACCTGTGCGCCCTCCGGAATGTTATCTCCGGGCTGGTAGAACATTACCTCATTCAGCGAGAGCTTGTTCCCCTTCAGCGTGATCGAGCCGCCGTGTTCGATCTTCTTCAGCGAAACCGACTCCGGGACAACATAGCCCGAGCCGTAATTACGCTCCATATCGTATTCGGACTGAAGGTCGAGGTCCGTGACGACAAGGCGCTCACCCTCGTACTCAACAATAATCTGTGCCGCAGTTTCAGAATAATCAACCATAATTTAGAACCTCAGAAAGCCGCGTACCTATGCCGAAGCCGTGTCAACGTCACCGCTGACGATGATTGCCTCAATATTCCGGAGCGGGTCAGCGGTCTGAATACCGACCTCAACACGCGCGGTCACGCTGTCGATCTCCTCAACGGCGACCGTGTACGCGACAATCGAATTGGTCCGCAGAAGCGACGACAACTCGTTGTTCAGAATGTCACCGAGATTGTTCCGAGCCGACTGCGTGTGGAGCTTCCCGATAAAGCGGTCAGCATTGTCGTGCACGATCAGCGTCACGTAGTCGCCCACCAAGCGGGCCAGCCCGTGATTGTACTCCGCCTCTTCGAGATTGTCAGCGGCAACGCACGTCGGATCGTTGACCATCCGGACACCGTTACGGTCAGTCTCAAGGACGACGATGTTGAGGACATCAAGGTCGGCCTTCTGCGTCGACGAGAGATCCTCGAACAGACTCGACTGGCCAGCGAGACGCTTTCGCATCCCCGACTGGTTAATCCCGATCGAGCCACGCACACCGACATAGGCCCCGATGAGCGACTCGCCCGCCCGGTTTCTGTTGGGGAAGACCAATTGCATCCGCGAGGTATCAAGCGGGTTCGTGAACGCCGACGTATCCGGAATGTACGCCGCAGCACCCGCAATCCCGAGCGCGAAATTGTAGGTGTTCGCCATACCGTTGATCGTCGTGTTCAGTTCGTTGATCACGTCGCCATTCTCTGCGAGCACACCGACGAAATCGAGAACGTGCTTCTTGTCGTCGGCAAGGGCGGAAAGCGCACCCGAGTAATCGGCGTACGTGTAATCAGCCGTCCCCGAAGTCGACGGCGCAGCATCAAGCTCGATTTCGCCGACGACCGTGTTCACAACCGCCGCATCCGAACCGGGGGACTCGTCGGCGGGGTTTCCGAACGTCCCCGTAACCGACTTACTCGTTCCGTCAACCTCGATCGAGATCATCGAAACATCCTCTGAAAGAGGCGCGTTGCTAAGGGTGACAGACGTGGACCCGGACCCCGAAATGTCCTCGCCCGTCACATCGATCAGCTCACACGCGACAGAATAGATAGGATACCCACCGTTCTGAAGCGCGTCAGCGATAGCCCCCGCCAGCGGGGAGTCACCGAACAGGCGGTAAGCCTGCGGAGAAGTCGTTACAGCATACACCGTGTTCGCTTCAGCCGTACCCGCAGTCAGATCCGCTTCACCGACAAGGCCCACATCCGCCGGGGCGGACACGTTTGCGGCGACAGAACTGTTGCTCTCCTGCCGGGTGTAGACACCCGGAAGGGTAGAATTGCCAATATTGATAGTCATTTGATAAACCGAGCAGAATAACGGCCTACTCAACCGTTTCAGAAATCGTGAGCGTCGGATCGACCGCCTCAGTGACCGCAGTAAGCGTATTCCCGCTCTTCGTCACTTCTTGGACATACTCAAACGTGAGCGTCCGACCGCCAGAAAACAGATCAGGCTCTTGGAACGGCAACGATCGAGGAGACTCCGCGCCCACCTCAATCAGCCGAACATCCGGGTGCCACTCGTGGGGCAGATCCTCGTGAATAGCGAACGCAGATCCGATCAAATCGAGAACATCGTCTCGCTCCACCTCGTCCGGAGTAACCACCACCGTATCCACGGTAGCACGCCACACAAGGTGGTGTACTGTTCCCGTCTCGCGTCCGCTGCCATCCGTTTCGACTCCCACATAATTCTGGTGCCCATCCGGAACCCGTCGAACCGACACACTCCCGAGCGTCACCCGAGGAATCTCCCGAGGGCCGTCAATCCCCTCGGTATCAACCGGAATCGACACCTGCGGACGTAACTCCGCGAGAATTTCAACTAATACCTCACTCTTATTCACTTCAACCTCCGCGAAATCGCATCCGCAACCACATCCGACGCCTCAGACTTCGCCCACCGCTCAGCCCGTCGCATAAACCAGATCGGCTCAAGACCCTCCCGATAGATTTTGTCCTGAAGCCAAAAGGCGAGATCGCGTGAATTGTCGTCCATAATCAGTCGTCAGCCGGAGCCGGGATGATCCGCGCCCCTGAGGAGTCAAGCGTCATTCCACCGAGCTTCGCCTGAACCCACGGCAACAATTCGTCAATCGGGGGCTTCCGACTCGTGTACTGATACTCACCGACACCGCGCTCAACACCTCGGACACCACGCTCCTGATACGGTGCCTGAGGCGCAGTGTTCACAACGCGGATCGTCGTTTTCTTAGAGCCGGTTTTGATCGTGTAACTAAACGAATTGAGCAATTGGCTTGTGTAGACAGCCTGCTTCGCCCGAATCCGGTTTTGTGCCGTATCAACGATCTCATCAGCAATCTCAGCCGCAGAGTCCCGAATCCCGCGATTGATCTTTTTTTTCACCTTCCGCATTACCCGCTCGTTATTGAACGAAACGCGAGCGTCAAAATTCGACATTACGTCACTCTTCGACCCGGCGGATCACCGACTCGTAATGCGTCGGGAACCGCTTTCGAGTATCCACGCGATACGTGTCCCCATAGAAGATCACCCGATCATCCGACTGAATATCAGCCGACAATGAGAAGGCAACCAGAAACTCGTCGTCACGGTACCGACCCATCTCCGTCGACGACAATGACGAGTCCCGACCGTCGCCGAGATCCGCAATCGTCACCGACCCAACGGGCTGCCACGAGGTGACAGGCTTCCCGTAGCGATCAGTTCCCGAGGATACTTCGCGGTGGATCTCACAGGAGACTCCCGCCCGCGAGATGAGCTGATCCACCCGATTCGAGAACCGAGCGAAGAAACTCATATATCGTCAAGCGGAGTGTAGGTGTACTCGTACGACCGATCATCCCGCGCAACCGACGTACTCCCGACAAAGTTTCGCTGTGCACCGATCACACCAGCAATATATCGGCGGTACCGATCATCCCACGATTGGGGATACGCGTCACCATTGCCCGGTCGATATTCAATTGATCCAAGCGAAAACGCGTCCCCGCCACCAGCACCCTCGCCGACCGCGAAGATACACGATAGCCAGAACAACGCCCCCTCAAGATCAGAAGTCGCATAGAAGTCTGTAACTGACTGCCGAACCTCATCTTCAATCTCAAACTTGGCGCGACCGATCAGCGTCAGCAGGTCTTCATCAGACAGTGCCGACTCATCGGTAAGGCCCGTCTGAACCCGTACCTCTTCACTCAACGTAAAATCGTCAGTAGCCATAATGTCGCACCAAGAGCGTTAGTCCGTCTATGCGAGGTTGTCCGCAGCGACGATCTTTGCACCCGCGAGCGGGTCGGGAACGATCGCACCGTAGCGAGCCGAGCCGTACGCACCGAGGAGAGTCGCGGGGTCCGAGACAGGTCCGCCGTACTCACCGGAGCTAAGCTGAACCGGGCGGCGCTCGTGGAAGTACAGTGGGCGCTCGTCCGCAGCGATAACGTGAGCCTCAGTCGCGTCAACCCACATCGACTTGTAGACGCGCAGGCCGTCGACCTCAAGGCCGTTCTCCGGGAAGCTCGTCGTCCGAAGGCTCTCGAACGTTGGAATGTTGTACGACGCAGCCCACGTAAGCTCGCTCTTCAGCGCACGGGCAAAGTCAGAGCCGACAATCGCAATCGAAGCGACCTTGCCGTGCTCTTCAACATCCTCCGCCAGAATCTCAAGGTGCTCGCGCGCTGTGTGAGCGTCCGCGTCACCAAAGAGATCATTCGTGTCAGCATACGTGTGGTCGTGGGTCGCCGAGAACGAGCGGTTGCCGTAGTCCTCCGGGGTAAACCAGAGTCCCGACCCGTCCGCCCACGCACCACGAATAGTGTTGAAGACAACATCGTGCTCCTTCTTCAGCGCACCCTCAGCGAGCGCGTCGATCCGGCGGAGAACGTAGTCCGCAGAGTGGTCCTCGATAAGCTCCTGCGTCATTCCGAGCGAGCGGCCGAAGGTGCTGACCGAGAAGGCCATCTCCTTCGACGCAAGCTCGCCGGTTCGCGGGTGCTCGCCCTCAGCGAGTTCTTCCCACTCCATATCACCCGTGTAGACCTTGAAAACCTGCTCGTCGACATTCTGCCCGAGCATTTCGCGGATAACGCGAGGGGCCTGATTGAACAGGTTAAGCTCGGCCTCAGCGCGAGCCAGAAGTTCAGAGAGCGGAACGCCGTCCTTAGTGTGCAGCATACGGTTTGCCATTTGTAGAAAATTTGATAGATAGAGTCGCAACTGGAAGGGGGCAACTCAACCCCGAAGTAGAAGTGTCAGCCCGACGCTCAGGCTACAACGTCGCTCGGAACAACGTGGACCGCAATGCGCTCAGCCGTAAGCGCCGTTCCGAGAATCTGAACGAGATCACCAGACGCGTCGGTCGGGCGAGTCTGCGTGAAGCCCCCACCGGGAGCCAAATAGACAACCTCGCCGGGCGAAAAGCCCGAGTCGGCGTCGTTGTTCTCAAGCTCGATCCCGTACTTCACCGCAGCAATGCGGTCGCGGTCGACGAGAACACGGTTCGCCTCAACAGCCGACTGAACGGCGTCAGGCATACCAGAGTAGTCCGCAAGGTCGTCAACAGGCCCGAAGGCAACGCCGACGGCCATAATGGTCGAAGCAGAGTCAGCGTCCGCAGGGACCATCTTACCGGCCGAGTTGATACCCACCGGGATACCCTGCTCGAACTTCGCCCCCGCAAGGGCAGCGGACGTGTTGATAGGCTGTTCAGCACCAGTCGCAATCTTGAAATCAGTCATTTAGAATCAGAATCAGAAGTGTTAGTCGAAGGTCAGACCGGGAATCCGAGAGAGGCGAGAACGAGCCTCATCCGTAAACGCCGCCTGCTCCTCATCGGTAATCGGCGCGCGGTCACGGCGCTCAGCGAAGATCGTCACGTCTTCGTCAGCGTCGTCACCGCCGTCAACGTCAGCCTCCTCGCCATCGTCAAACTCTGATTCCGATTCCGAAGCCGACGCAGCGGCCGCAGCAGCCTCCTCGTCAGCGCGAGCCGCCATCCCCATAAGCTCCTCAAGAGAGAACCGGTCGACGAGAAGATCAGTGTCGAGGCTCGTCACTGCCGTCGCCTTCTCAGCGAAATACGCAGAAACTTCAGCAGTCTTCTCACGTTCGGCTTCAAGCTCGGATTCAAGCTCCGAGAACTTCGTCGTCTCAGTCTCAAACTCCGTCACATTCTCCTCGTGAGCCGCCAGCACGTCCGTAAAGGTCGCGCGAAGGCTCTCCTCATCCATATCCTCGACAGGGGTGTCAATAGAAATCTTCTTCATATCTTATAGATCCTCGATAGTCGCGTGCGAAACTCTCGCGTGTGAGCGTGGCCCCGCTCTCTTCTCCTCCGACACATCGGAATCATCGACGAGAGTGGAAACCGCCTCAGAGAACGCCGCCGACAGACCACCAGTATCGTAGCCTGCCGGGAATGGAGTTAGCGAAAACTCCCGAATTGTGGCGTCAACAAATTCGTACTCCTCATTTTCCTCGTTAAACGTGATCTCATAATCACGCCCGAACCCCACCGAGCCATCCGTAATCGCCGGGGGTGCGTGTAGGAAATCAGAGATCGTATCCGATCTGATGGACGACCCCGTATTCGGGATGTTGTTCATCAGATACAGCGCGTTCGAGCCAAACCACGCACGGGTAATCCGCCCCACGTTGGCCCGCTGGCTTTTCGAGTGATCAAACTGAGTTGGCGCACCGATCGCTTCAGAGAAGTTTGACGCGACCGACTGAAGGAAATCCGGGGTCACTCGAATGTTCTTGCGAAGCCCCGGCTCCATAGCCCGGTACACCACATCAATACTCTCAAGCTCGCCCGACTCACCCCGGTTCTCCCGGACGCCATACTCGTTGAATCCATCAACGGAAAATTCCGCACCAACAGGAGCCGACGTAGCCGCACTAAACTCAAGATCCGCGTCAATCTTACTCGTGTCCATACATCAAATCCAATTCAAAAGGTCAGCTAACTTCGCAGAAATCGCCGTCAGAACCGCCCCGGAACCAATAGAGAATCCAGAAATTATCGTCGTATTTCGGCGCACGCGGTTATCGAGATCTTCGTAACTCCCCTCGATCGACGCAATGCGCTCATATTGCTCGGAGTTGGTTTCGTTAATCCGAACCTCCATCCGCTCCATACGATCTTCAATTCGTGCCGTTCGTTCGTCTACACGGTAAAGAAGCTCAGCGACCTTTCCATCGTCGCTCATTCTTGTGTAACATCACCCTGCGGGCGACTCTCGCCCCCGAGGTGTCCTTCTCAGGGTTCTGTCGGCCCTTTACAGACCGACCACCCGATTCCGTACCGCCACCTGTGCCACTCGGTGAGCCACCATTCGGGTTCTGAATGTTATCGCCCTTCCCCGCAAGCTCGTTGATGATCCGAATATGCTCAGCTAATTCGTCCTCTTGGGGAAGCTCCGTTTCCGGATCGATCCCGATTCTCTCGGCTGCTGCCTCTCTCGTGAGAAGCCCATTATTCACCAACTGAATCGCCATTTCAGCCTCAAGGCGCTCCTCCTCAGACGAGTGTTGCCCAAACTCGAAGTCCGGGGGGATCTCAACGTAATCCTCAGGCGTCGGGTGCCCAAGAATCGAGACAAACACTTGATAGCGAATGACGTGCCGTAGAATCCGCCGGAACCGCTGAATCCGGCGGTCGAACTTCGGCATTACCGCCACAGACGTATTTCGATTAATGTCGGTATCCATCCCCGTCAAGAACGGCGGAACACCCATCCCTGCGTGAATCCGCTGAAGAAGGTGCTTGAACACCGGCTCAAGATTCATCATCCCCGCCGAGGATTGCGTCGAAGTCGTCCCAACAACATCGTGCTCAACGTCGTGACCCGTTGCCAACATTGATTCCGGCTCAATATCTCGAAGCTCATTCAGCCAATTCGTGATCTCATCGGGATGCCACGGCCGATCCTCCGTCCCACACTTGAAGTGAATCGGCGGATAGGCCTTCGTCGCCACGAATCGGGCCATATCGATCTCCATATCTCGGAGCATATCGACCGGCTCCTGAATGAACTCGATCAGCGAGTGACCCCACGGCGAATTAACGTCCGGAAAAAACCGTAAAATCGCAAGATCGAACGGCCCAAACTCAATCGGATCGGCGGCATCCGGATTATCCATCTCATAGCCCGTGATATTCCCGAACTTATCACGCTGAATGGACATCGCCTTCGTGGGAAGCACCTTTGGCTTGAACACGTCGTCTTCGACAACTACAGCCAAAAACGCCGTCCCATCCGTCAGCGCAACATCAACCCACTCAGGTAACACGCCCTCGAAGCCCGACACCTCGATCAGCCGCTTGAAATCCGCTACCTCCTCGGGCGTTTGACCTTCATCGGTGTAGGGGATGTTCGCCGGGGCGACATTGAATCCCGTTCCCACAATATAATCTACGATCAGATTGATGATCTCCGCAACGTGCGGATCTGTACGCCGAATCGCCCGAAACTCGTCAATCTGTGATTCCGGAGCTTCACTCGGGCGAGGCTTCCCACCCGCCGCCTGCCCACGGACAACCACAGCCTTCGGAGATTCGAGCATAAAATCAGCCCGCCGCTTGGCGTCGTCAGAAACGACCATCTCGCCCTCGGCGGCCCGTCGATATAATTCAGTTTGAATAGCAGACATTAGATAAATTAGCGACGACCGTACCGAGAGCGGTAAGACCGACGACCTGTTGGGCGATTCACCTTCTGAGAGGCGAACGCAACCGGTCGCTCTGATCCCCGCGTGTCGCGGTCGTAATCAACAACTTTCCTACTCCGATCAACCTGCGGATACTCCTTCGCGGCAACCGATCGTGCGGGAGGAGTATCGAATCCGGGCGGAAAGGCGGACAAGACAGTAGCAATCGCAACATCATCCTTTCCCTCCGGAGCCGTGTCCTTCCCCGAAAATCGGGGCACAAGGTGGTCCTTCTTCTGAATCCGCTGAATCGCAACTAATTGCTCGAACAGCGTCTCATCCGGGAGCAAGGCAACCGTCCCCTGTCGAAGCCCCGCGTTCATCGCGTAGAACATATCGCGGACCTTCTTCGTATCAGAGAAATTGAACGGGATCACTGCGCTCCCGAGCTTCTTCCGAAGGAGTGCCGGGAGGGTCTGACCTGACCCCGTCACGTCCATAATCAGGTAATCGCAGTCGAGCGAATCGAAAACGTGGCTCACACGGGCAGCAACGTGATTCACGTTCTCCCGATCCGGATCAGCAATCCCAAGCGCCGAGATCGTCTTCGTCGAAACAACCTCAAGATAGCGTTGGGACCGCCGCTCCACGCCCACCTTTTCGTCCTCCCACGCATCGAACACAGAAATTACCGTGTCGTCGTGCGTGTACCCAACGTCGACGCCCATAAACCGAGTTCCGCCCATCCGAGGGGCCGCAATTCCCGAAATATAGGACTCGTTCCCCTGCGGTATCCGCATTGCCGCCTCAACTGACGGCTCAGAGAAGAACAGCGACTCCTCCGCAGCAGGAACACACAGGTACTCTTGGGCGAACCCCACCGGGTCCTGTGCGCGGTCCTGCTCGACCACATCGATATTCAGATCCGGGCGAGCCGGGGCAAGCTCCTGCTCGTACAACGGGACCTCAATGTCAATCTCGTCGTGATTGTGGAACGTCGGCTGAAACATCGAAATGACGCCCAACTTCGTCCCCTCCTCATCGAAGCCGCTCAGCGAACCGCGCTTGAACGACTTCATAAACTCGTCACTCTTGCCGTTCGGGGTACTCACCTGCAACATCTTCCCCGTCGACAAGCTCATCATCGGACGATAGGCGCGGAGCTTCTCCTTCTGCTTCTCCATAAACGCCATCTCGTCGAAGAGAATCGACCGAGCGCCGTCACCACGAGACGAATCTGGAGCGCCCGTGTACCCAACGAACTTCGTCCCGTTCCACAACTCAAGGTCGCCCTTATTCTTCGTCGGCAAGGGAACCTCGATCACCGCGTTCTCGAACAGATCAGTAAGATCAGAAATCCGAGAGTGCGACTGATCCTCCTTCGTCGAGACAATTGGATACAGTTGATTCGGCCGGACAATCGCCTCAAGCGCCATACAAATCAGCGCAATCGCCGTCCCCCCAATGCGCCGACCCTTCAGCAGCGTAATGACAGACGCATCTCCGTAGAAATACGCGTGAACGAACTGTCGCTGCCACGGATCAAACAGTGTGACCGGGTGTAACTGCCCGTCCGCATCCGGGAGCCGGAACAAATCCTCGATGATGTGATCAGGACGCCCATTCCACCGCTTCGCAACGGCCTCCGGGTCAGCGCCCGTCACCTCACAGAACTCCTGAAGAATTGCCCCGATTTTCATACTAACTTACATATACAGCTCAAGACTCGCCAGATCACACTGAATCCAACACGTCTCAGCCTTCGCGCACTCCATATCCCACGCAATCAGGAAATCCGAATCATCAAGCGTAAACTCGAACACCTGAGACGGGTCCGAAACACCTTCCCCCGGCCCCGCTCGTGACACCCGCGCCGCGTCAACGTGGTCCATTCTTCGCCACAATTCCCGACACAACGAGTGCCTTCAGCCCGTCACGGCGTGCAAAGTAGATCGGCTCCTCCGTCGTCTCCGTCCCATCTGACTCACCGTACATAGCTGAGG is drawn from Halobellus limi and contains these coding sequences:
- a CDS encoding HK97 gp10 family phage protein — translated: MSNFDARVSFNNERVMRKVKKKINRGIRDSAAEIADEIVDTAQNRIRAKQAVYTSQLLNSFSYTIKTGSKKTTIRVVNTAPQAPYQERGVRGVERGVGEYQYTSRKPPIDELLPWVQAKLGGMTLDSSGARIIPAPADD
- a CDS encoding phage major capsid protein, with product MLHTKDGVPLSELLARAEAELNLFNQAPRVIREMLGQNVDEQVFKVYTGDMEWEELAEGEHPRTGELASKEMAFSVSTFGRSLGMTQELIEDHSADYVLRRIDALAEGALKKEHDVVFNTIRGAWADGSGLWFTPEDYGNRSFSATHDHTYADTNDLFGDADAHTAREHLEILAEDVEEHGKVASIAIVGSDFARALKSELTWAASYNIPTFESLRTTSFPENGLEVDGLRVYKSMWVDATEAHVIAADERPLYFHERRPVQLSSGEYGGPVSDPATLLGAYGSARYGAIVPDPLAGAKIVAADNLA
- a CDS encoding phage portal protein family protein, encoding MVVSDDAKRRADFMLESPKAVVVRGQAAGGKPRPSEAPESQIDEFRAIRRTDPHVAEIINLIVDYIVGTGFNVAPANIPYTDEGQTPEEVADFKRLIEVSGFEGVLPEWVDVALTDGTAFLAVVVEDDVFKPKVLPTKAMSIQRDKFGNITGYEMDNPDAADPIEFGPFDLAILRFFPDVNSPWGHSLIEFIQEPVDMLRDMEIDMARFVATKAYPPIHFKCGTEDRPWHPDEITNWLNELRDIEPESMLATGHDVEHDVVGTTSTQSSAGMMNLEPVFKHLLQRIHAGMGVPPFLTGMDTDINRNTSVAVMPKFDRRIQRFRRILRHVIRYQVFVSILGHPTPEDYVEIPPDFEFGQHSSEEERLEAEMAIQLVNNGLLTREAAAERIGIDPETELPQEDELAEHIRIINELAGKGDNIQNPNGGSPSGTGGGTESGGRSVKGRQNPEKDTSGARVARRVMLHKNERRWKGR
- a CDS encoding terminase large subunit domain-containing protein: MKIGAILQEFCEVTGADPEAVAKRWNGRPDHIIEDLFRLPDADGQLHPVTLFDPWQRQFVHAYFYGDASVITLLKGRRIGGTAIALICMALEAIVRPNQLYPIVSTKEDQSHSRISDLTDLFENAVIEVPLPTKNKGDLELWNGTKFVGYTGAPDSSRGDGARSILFDEMAFMEKQKEKLRAYRPMMSLSTGKMLQVSTPNGKSDEFMKSFKRGSLSGFDEEGTKLGVISMFQPTFHNHDEIDIEVPLYEQELAPARPDLNIDVVEQDRAQDPVGFAQEYLCVPAAEESLFFSEPSVEAAMRIPQGNESYISGIAAPRMGGTRFMGVDVGYTHDDTVISVFDAWEDEKVGVERRSQRYLEVVSTKTISALGIADPDRENVNHVAARVSHVFDSLDCDYLIMDVTGSGQTLPALLRKKLGSAVIPFNFSDTKKVRDMFYAMNAGLRQGTVALLPDETLFEQLVAIQRIQKKDHLVPRFSGKDTAPEGKDDVAIATVLSAFPPGFDTPPARSVAAKEYPQVDRSRKVVDYDRDTRGSERPVAFASQKVNRPTGRRSYRSRYGRR